A region from the Aegilops tauschii subsp. strangulata cultivar AL8/78 chromosome 5, Aet v6.0, whole genome shotgun sequence genome encodes:
- the LOC141022176 gene encoding uncharacterized protein gives MFMPEFPTVRVLHRLFFSFGVCIEAFRHCRPVICVDGTFLIGKYKGQILTAIGQDGQNQVVPLAFAFVESENIESWTWFFRQLKISVVKVKPNVCILHDRHAGILSAIRTLTNPGPEEQVPWQYLQSRWCMRHLGANFFSQFRNKNLMNLFKKLCKQNQLWKYNLIRDGLNVCTQRHVRDRKAARDAAVRAHVEAVAAQLATGTAAVEEEVVGLCDLPGFDPPGTRRRLGRSIKTFEQWIEHEPLQRWSLLHDTHGARYGVMTTNLAETYNFVLRGNRALPLTAIVEGIFYGTVKYFRDRRQIAEQHILNNPNTRYCERATKYMDNKMQKARSHTVVAIGNQESRFEVRLANNKFGCANELRTHEVKIGNEAWPTCECTCNKPKLLHLPCSHVLAACGQLGMDAISFVSPYFLKEAVLNTWTGELMGFRSMGNFNSVNPAERRYIPNPEHMRTSRGRRQCQRIRNDMDESEAGGPTRQCILCNEFGHRDTNCPTFVTGRGRRNRGRRGGRGSRGVRARGRS, from the coding sequence atgttcatgccagagttcccaactgtgagggttttgcatcgtctcttcttctctttcggtgtatgcatcgaagctttcaggcattgccgaccggtgatatgtgttgacggtacttttctcataggcaagtacaagggtcagatcctgacagccataggtcaagacggccaaaatcaagtcgtcccactggcatttgcttttgtggagagtgagaacattgaaagttggacatggttcttcaggcagttgaAAATATCAGTTGTTAAGGTGAAGCCCAATGTGTGCATCCTTCATGACAGGCATGCAGGTATACTCAGTGCGATAAGGACACTGACAAACCCAGGCCCTGAGGAACAAGTTCCATGGCAGTATTTGCAGAGCCgttggtgcatgcgccatctcggggctaatttcttctcgcagtttagaaataagaacctgatgaatctgttcaaaaaactctgcaagcagaaccagttatggaagtacaatttgatacgcgacggacttaatgtgtgcacgcagagacacgtgagggacaggaaagctgcaagagatgcagcggtgagggcacatgttgaagcagtagctgcacagttggcaacaggaacagcggccgtggaggaggaggttgttgggctatgtgacctgccaggctttgacccacctggtactaggagaaggctcgggaggtcgattaaaaccttcgagcagtggatagagcatgagcctctgcagaggtggtctttgctacatgacacacatggagcaaggtacggtgtcatgacaacgaacctcgcggaaacatacaactttgtccttagaggaaaccgggcattgccacttacagccatcgttgagggtattttctatggcaccgtcaagtatttcagagacagacgtcaaatagcagagcagcatatcttgaacaacccaaacacacggtactgtgaaagagccacgaagtacatggacaacaagatgcaaaaagctaggtcacacactgtagtcgccatcggtaatcaagaaagcaggtttgaggtccgcttagccaacaacaaattcggatgtgcaaatgagttgaggacgcatgaggtgaaaattggcaatgaagcctggccaacgtgtgagtgcacatgcaataaaccgaaattgcttcacctaccttgctcacatgtacttgctgcttgcgggcagcttggaatggacgcaatatcatttgtgtctccatattttctgaaagaggctgtcctcaatacctggacaggtgagctgatgggttttcgatcaatgggtaatttcaacagcgtcaaccccgccgaaaggcgttacattccaaacccagagcatatgcgtacaagtagaggcagacggcagtgtcagcgcatccgaaatgatatggatgaatctgaagcaggaggtccgactaggcaatgcattctatgcaatgaatttggccatagggacactaattgtcccactttcgtcactgggcgtggacgacgcaaccggggaagaagaggaggtagaggtagtagaggagtaagggcgagaggaagaagctaA